TCACGCACAAATCCATTTGCATCTTGCTTGTCGAGGCGAATAATAAACGGAGAGACCGATTTTTGCAAAATTTGACTTATCAATTGATCATCTACACGTTCCAAAATGATTATTTTATTCCCTTTCTCTTCCAAAGCAGGACCTAAAACCCATTGTTTTTTACTTGGAAAATATGCCGAACCCTGTAATTCTATTACTCCTTTAGGAATTTGAATATTTGGAAGAACCCGGCGGGTTAACTCACCAGGAACCCATCCTCGATCAATTATTACGAGGGTGCCATCAGATAACTCCATGGGACTTAGTACATCGTAACCAAATTGATGGTTATGATGCTGATTATCCAATAAGAATATTTGTGACAAATATTTCCCTTTCAATACAATGCGCTCATATTGCAAAGGTAATTTTTTCTTTGCGGACCAGAGAACTGGTTTTTGCCTTTCTTGTGTCTTTTGTGCAAGAATCATTTTGGTTTTTTCATCGGCGCGATGAATTTGCCAAAAGCCAAGGCGAAGAAACAAAGAAAAAAATACGACAGCAAGAAGCAACATTGGCCAGCTTGGGGTGAAACGAAATTTAAAACAGGTTAAACTAGGCATCATTATTTAATTGTTCAAATGTTAGTCATAATCAGACGGCAATTCAGGAGTATAACAAATGATCACCAAAATTATCATCATCTTTGCCATGATTATCATCGCCGCCTCTCTAGCAAGTGGTCTTATTTTTCTTATTCGTGATTCAGGTAACTCCAAACGCACCATAAAAGCCTTAACCATAAGAATAACTATTTCGGTGAGCTTATTTATATTTTTATTAATTGCTTTTAAACTGGGTTTAATTAAGCCTCATGGCATTTAATTGGTTACTGCTCGGTGGGGCATGCTTAAATCATAATAGAAGTCGGATTGAACGCTCAGGTTGAACGAAAAAGAGGATATAATATGCGTATCTTATTAATCAGTTTTCTATTTCTTTGTCATTGCATACATGCTGACACGATAAAGAACTACATGAATATTGCTGATAATATCCCTCAGATGGAAATTAAAGCAGATCCTCAAGCACAAGCCTGGGCGCGGTCCGCCCG
This sequence is a window from Legionella cherrii. Protein-coding genes within it:
- a CDS encoding twin transmembrane helix small protein; its protein translation is MITKIIIIFAMIIIAASLASGLIFLIRDSGNSKRTIKALTIRITISVSLFIFLLIAFKLGLIKPHGI
- a CDS encoding SURF1 family protein, which codes for MPSLTCFKFRFTPSWPMLLLAVVFFSLFLRLGFWQIHRADEKTKMILAQKTQERQKPVLWSAKKKLPLQYERIVLKGKYLSQIFLLDNQHHNHQFGYDVLSPMELSDGTLVIIDRGWVPGELTRRVLPNIQIPKGVIELQGSAYFPSKKQWVLGPALEEKGNKIIILERVDDQLISQILQKSVSPFIIRLDKQDANGFVREWETVSMPPQRHLAYALQWFVMALVVLIIFVALNLKIKNEKTSQ